The Cinclus cinclus chromosome 5, bCinCin1.1, whole genome shotgun sequence genome segment CAGCCCGGGCCCGCCCCGCGTTTCGGGCCCTGCGCGGACTGTCCCGCCCGGCCGCCGtagcggggcggggccgcgggcggggAGCGCCGGGAAGGGGCGCGGGAAgcgccgggagcggcggcgggcggTGAGTgcggggcagtgctggggcctTGCGTGTGCTCCCCGTCGTGGTTTCGCATGGAGCCGCGTTCTCCGGACGGGATCTCCCCCACGGCGCTGGGGCCGGGCTGGAACGCGAGGGTTCCGCACGGGGGGAGCGGCTCCAAACGCGTGTGTGGTTCGGGAGAGGGACCCACCCCTGGAGCGCCAGCATCGCTGGTGACTGTGGGTGTTGATAGGGAAACAGTGAGGATCCGTGGATTCACGGCTGGAATTGCGCATTGCGATTTGGCCCAGGAAGCAGCGAAAGGAAATCGGCGCCGTGTGGGGGTTTTCTGCCTTTGGCTTAAAAGGCTGAACAAAGCGATGTTAGAGCAGAAGTCAAGCGAATGCTGCCTGAGAAGAGGTCATGCACCAAACTGGGTGCGCCTGCTGAGTTTTTAACTCACAGCATTTTTCCTCTGTAACTTAATCACAAGCCTTAACTTAGTATGTTTTATTATCTGAAGGCATGCTTTTAAGTTTATACGTTTCTTCTATTTAAGAGCTGAGATCAAAACCACTCTTGCTGTTCCCGCACAGACTTCCGTGTATAGAGCATGGGTGGACTGCTCCCTCTGCCCTAAAGACATGAAACGCCTATTTATGGCTTAGCCCTCTAAAACCATTTTAGCAAAAGGTTTTAGGGATGACGAGGCCTTTGGCTTTGTTGAAATTTAAAAGATGCATGATGTGGTAAACAAGGTTTCTTAGTAATACTTTCAGAAGTAATAAAAATGCCAAAGAGAAAGTTTAGTGCAATGGCTGTGGGAGCATTGTCTCCCCACCTCAACCcttaaagttttgttttcatctccttcagcattttctcCTTCTGAAAGTATTGCCTGTTTGTACAGAGTATTTAAAACAATGCTGAAGCATGGGTCTTTTCCTAATGTTTGCTCTTCACTTCTCAGCTTATCAGAGAAGATCAAGATGAGTCTACGGAAACAAACCCCCAGTGACTTCCTAAAACAAATCATTGGAAGGCCAGTTGttgtaaaattaaattctggaGTTGATTATCGAGGTAAGTTCTCCATCTGTCTCACAGTGAGTGAAGTAATTCATTGAGGAGGCTGGAATAGATGCattgattttgaaagaaaaatggtgtGATCCAGGATCGTGGCGTATGAGAACAGAGATCTCGGAATGGTGacagtaaaaatataaaatcagttCTGGAGAAAGTGATAAAGAGGGGCATAACAGCAGTGGATTCAAAGATTAAAATCTAAATCATTAGTGTCCGTGGTCACAGGTGATTAAGCTGGATGATTCTGAGTTTCTAAACTGATACTTGGAAAGATTGTCTGGAATTACAACTCCTGAAACAGCCAGAAATACCCACTGTTGGAACTagacttttcttcctctttctgttCTCTATTTAGATATAATATAGATCTTGATCCAGGAAAGCTTCAGAGTAAACTATGCTGTCATATACtactattaataataataatagtagaaTTCTTACTTAAGGGATGAAGGTGTTCTTGACTTTCTTGGTTAAACATCTGTCTAGACCTGTGTTGGATCAGGACTCACAGAGATACTGGAAAAAGTTGAGAGTAGCTTTTGCCAACTTCATTTTAACATAGCCCATCAGTTTTATTCCTGATTTCTTCAGTCTGTCAGTATACCTTCATGTATATAGGATTACAGATGTTTTAACATGTAAATTAAACTTCTCTGTGCCTTGAAAtgtcctggtcctgctcccATTTAGATAACAGAATCAAACTGACCATTTTTTCAATCAAAACTAATCATGTCTGTTGTGTTGCACTCAATTAACAAATTTTATTCTGTAATGACTTAAGCATTATAGGTCTGCAGCAGATGTCATCTGCAGAGAGTTTTACTTCAAATATCTTAGCTTGGCACTTGTGAGAGGAGGCTTGTTTGTGCTGTGACAAGGAATCTTTGTGCTATGacagttttaaattattgttcACTGACAGAACAAGCAGTGGCTTCTTACTCTTTCGTGTTTCTCTTCAGTGTCACTCAGCTAACAAAATTTGCAGTCTCATTTCTCTGAGAACCACATTGTCTGAGCACTTCAGGTGGGGTGGAGGGCTTAAAAAGTTGGCTGCCTCTCTGTAAATTCTTTAGTGCAGGAGAATGTAGAGAGATTTCATTAAAGCAATTAGAGCAAGTCATCATTTACCAGAGGGTACACAGAAGACAGGGTTAAACCAGATTTGggttttgctgcattttctattttctttgagACCATTGCTACCTTTCCCTTGGTAAGATCCATTTGTAGATGCTGTAGGTGAACTACTCAGCCTTCCCCTCAGCAAACCTAGCTTAATGTGCCTACAATCAGACACTACATTAAGTGAACAAGAGTTCCTTGAACACCCTTATTTGTCACTGgattccccctccccttcccttccttaTTTCCCTGCACTCCTTTGCTCTTGTGACAGAAAATCTGTGTACTGTTACCACTTGAAAAATATGCActctgttttctgcagaaatgtGACCACCAGTTGTAAAAGCCAAACATTTACAAAACGGCATCTCGGGCTGTGGTTGCAGATCTGTCCAGATTCTCCCCCAGGCTGTgttgctgatttttttgttgcctACACCCTCAGAGGCCCCATACACACCAACTTGGCCTCATGCAAGTGGTGATGTGTAACTGAAATGTCTTGAATCACATTGCCAAGTGCTGCAAATATCAAGGCAGGAAGCCCTGGGAAGTGATCAGGGATACATTAATGTATGGTTTCTGTGTGTAAATATGGATATGTACATTAAGCCATCTCTACATACAGATAAAACAGATAAATTGCTAACAATAGAGGACAGTGATAATATTTGATGCCATTAGTGGTTTAAGAGTAAACacaaacaaaaggagaaatagaATGAAACAACCATGAATGCATTCTAGGAACAAAAGAGTTTGAAAATACTACATTTATGGCCTACTGAATTGTAGCTCAGGTCAATCCACATTTTAACTTTGGAAAGACATATTTTTGATTTCTGTTGTGTGGCTCCCTCAGGATTACTAGAATGGACAAGAATTTTGACTTTGGTTTGGGTCTTTTTGGTGCATTTAGTGCACTTGGCGAGCAGTTTTTCCTACGTCTGTGGaaacagaggagagaaaaacaggaaggaaaataattatctttAAGCATAACAAGTTGGCAGAAGAAGTTGAACTCGTGATTATTAACAAGATTCTGCAGTAACACTTCTGAAAAACTGTCCTGagttttctccctcttcctaaGTACAGTCAATATACTATATTTCAAGTTTTACTGCTAAGTAAATCACTAGGTGTTTttcaaacagaagcaaaaaatatttaagtagtATTGTCTGTGCAAGGATGAAGTCAGGAAAACCCACAATGCAAGAGGAATATTAAGCTACTTGTAAAGAGCTGTATTACCTATGTGCTactaaaatgtgtattttcctgattaaaaaaatcatctaatAATAcaaatgacagatttttttttctttaattgcattataaaactgtaatttgtaatttttttgtgggAAGATTTCAGTGGCCTTTCTTGAAAAATGTGTAGAATTTTGTTGACATCAAAATGGAGACTTGCAGCCGGTGTTCTTCTAGCTCTGTAAGCATGAAGACAAATATGTGTATGCTGTCCTGTATTAAAAGGGTTGTTTTTCAGCTGTATCCTTCACAAGTTTTGTTGACAACACAGTTTACGTAGCTTTGTCCTTAGGTTATCCAGTTACACTTAATGTCACAGGTGGCTTTTTGGTGTGTGCTTAAAACACAAGTGAGAAGGGACAGCTTAAACTTTCAAAGTGGAAATTGTCCATTTTTTGAAATAAtgcattaataatttttttttttttactcccaCAACTCTTAGACCTTAGACCAACTGGTAACATTGCTACCAGAGTGCCTGGTAGCaattcccttctcccagctgaaTTCTTTGAAGACATCTGCCCATgcatgggtttttttagtttgttatAAGGGTACAGGGTGGAGTTTTTTCCTCCACTATTCAAACACAACacattttttgttaattttaaaataaagtcaaGCTGATTCTCTTTTAAACTGCCACTGTTTTTAGGGGTCCTGGCTTGCTTGGATGGATATATGAACATAGCTCTGGAGCAGACTGAGGAGTATGTAAATGGACAGTTAAAGAACAAGTATGGGGATGCCTTTATCCGAGGAAATAATGGTAATTCCTACTGCTTCTGTTACTGCACATTAAAAAGTTGTGTTTTGATATTCTGAATTTGAGGGATGGCCGAGGTGTAAGTAAGCTGCCTGTACGCCTAAAACTAATATTCTTTCTTAGAAATCTTTATAATACTTGCTTTTTACAGTTTTAATTTCCAGGGTCTGTGCTTTTTTGCATTCTTGTGgtcctttcttcctctgaacTTGAGGTTCCTTTAGAAAAGCATGCTCTTTTGTAACCTTCTTGGAGCTTATTTTCTACTGTTTGACAGGCTTACTCTTTTGCTCTTACTCTTGCTTAGATGACCTCTGCACCCTAAGAGTTGGTGTTTTTTAGGCAAGCTACTGCATAACTTTATGCTACTGTTCCTACAGTCTGTATTACAGtgacacaaatattttctggtgAAGCAGTTTTCCACGACTGAATGAATGCTTTATCCTTAATCCTGGAGgctattttcatcttttgagtAAAGATTTTACCAACAGTCAAAAGAATCACTCATGCTTTAATAGCAAGCCTTTGCATATCCAAGTGCAGTAGGTGGATTTTAGTGCACTTCAAGGACAATCCCAGGCTCCTGAAATGACTCTCTAGTATCTGGCTGTAATAGCAGGACATGCCAGGGAGAAGAGTatctaaaaatagaaaaggttCACGAGTCAGATGTGAAGAGACTTGCAGAGGAGGTAAATGAAGCAGAGTTTGTCCAAGTTTCTTGGGAAGAAAATGGAGCTTAGCAAGGAAGGATGGAATAAAAGGACACAAGCACTGAATCCCATGTTAGAAGAAGAGTCAAAGAGAATGTGTCACCAGTGTAAAAGAATATTttggatggggaaaaaatccttgAAATGAGGCCAGCCCTTACTTTTTGCAAGGCATTTGGACTGTTACACTAAGGAATGGAGTGACATTACAGTTTTAGACTCAGTTAAGGAAATAATCTGTTATGAAAGTTAAAACAAGTGGATGAGAGACAGAAGGCTCAAGAACAGGCTGAACAGAGAACTGAAGACATGTGGCAGGTTTAGGAGCACAGtatcattttattttgtgtctggATCTTTTCTGGGGATATTATCAGCCAAGCAGGAGGAAGATGTCTGTTCCTTCATAACTAATCATTAGCTTTGCCTTAAGTGCTTGGGATTTCCAGCTTTTATTGAAAGATCACAGCATTAGTGTCTGACACCTGTAATTCTGCTGCTGAGGAACTCTCTCATGCTCCCTCAGGTATACTGCAGGGCACTGCCTTTGTTCCTGCTCTGTTCAGCCTACATCTGCTGGGGCATAGTTGGGCTATgagtaaaataaatactgaacCAAAGTAATACATAGGGTTTAGAGCTAATGGAGTTTTTTGAAACCTGGATTTGTttgggctggatgggatttacTACAGTGTCAATTTACAAGCTGTAGAAATAAGATGTTTTAAATACAACGGCTTCTGCATGTTATTTACCAGGGCCCTCTTTTGTGTGCCACTTTCTCTTCTTCACAGTGTTATACATAAGCACCCAGAAGAGAAGGATGTGAAGATGCCAGAAGGAGGCTGTTTATTTGTACTTGGGAACCTCTTTGAAATGATGAGCCCTGTTTGATTTGTAGTTGAAAATCCACAGGTGAAATACACAAGTgtttaactatttttttaaataaatgtaaacgTGAATGTGAACTGCCTAAATACTTCTGTTCCAAAGCATTGCTTTGTTCCattgtacaggaaaaaaaaataaaagagaaacgTGTAATAGTGCTGCAAGACTATTTTGAAGGAATAGCTCACTTAATTGTGCTAACAGTTACAAAAATACTGATTGGAAGGTAAGCAAACATGGGGTAATTGCAAATCAGAGCCTTGTATTGGTGGCAAAACAGTAGTTTAAGGGATAGTGGGAGGGGAAATGCATAATGGCTTTGGTGACAATGACCTGTCCCTTTTGGAAAACACAGGGTCAGCTTTAAATGCCTGTCTAGTAGGAGTCATCAGCTAAAAAGTTCAGCTGTCCAAAAAATCTTGAATTGTGGATTCAATCAATAGATGTAACAGTGACACTTCAGCAGTTAGGGGTGGGGAAGGAATTGAatcaaatggaagaaaaacctTAAGGGTGAAAAGAAGGCACTGTGCCAGCTGTGGAAGTCAGTCAGAGGTGAAGAGCTCTCAGTTGGTATGTCAGTGCAGCCTAGTAGCTACGTCACCTCCTGCCTGTGTACCCCCCACCCTTCCTCTGCTTGGGGTGACCTTTTTCTTGTGCTTCTCTACCAAACATAATGGACTTCTTCAGTAAAAAGCAATTGTGACTCTTACCTAAATCTACTACTGAAAATACACTAGGAATCTGAAAGCTTTTGTAAACATGGCACATGCGTCCTCTCCAGCCAGTTCCTTCTTTCTGCCATCCACTCCTCCCACAACCTGGTACAATCTCTATTCTCTGTGTCTAGCCAGAAATGAGAACAAGTGCATTAGAGTATGGAGTATGCATTAGGGAAGGGGAACCTCTGAGCTGACAGCAGAGAGGGAAtttatttgtgtgtattttGCAACAATGCACCCAGATTATCAAAGCACACTAAGTCCAGCTCAATTTTACATGGATACTTATTCCAGTTTATGaagtgtattttcttcttttccatgcagtcagccaagaaaaaaacccaaacaaacttAATAGGCAGATGGTCCTACACTTAACGtcacaaaatgttttcttgttctTCATGTCAAATTTACAGGTTAGGGTAATGTACCTCATGGTGAGGTTACTGAGCCAGTTTTTTTACATGAGCTTTCTGAAA includes the following:
- the LSM6 gene encoding U6 snRNA-associated Sm-like protein LSm6, with translation MSLRKQTPSDFLKQIIGRPVVVKLNSGVDYRGVLACLDGYMNIALEQTEEYVNGQLKNKYGDAFIRGNNVLYISTQKRRM